Below is a window of Mycobacterium sp. 050128 DNA.
AACAATCGGGTGCTCAAGCTGCCGGCCGGCTCGAGCACCCAGATGGTGCTGCCGTTCACCGGCCTGCACCGGCCCCAGGGTGTGGCGACGGACGAAGCAGGCGCTCTCTATCTCGCCGACACCGACGCCAATCGCGTGCTGGAGCTACCGGCCGGCTCGGGCAGCCCGATCGAGCTGCCGTTGACCGGCCTGAACGCACCCGAGGGTGTGGGCCTCGACAAGGCGCGCAATGTCTACATCGCCGACTCGGGCAACAGCCGGGTGGTGAAGCTGGAGGCGGACTCAAACCGCCAGAGCGTGGTGCCGTTCAGCGGCCTGTTCACCCCGGGCGACCCCAGCGGTGTCGCGGTGGACAGCGGGGGCGACATCTTCGTCACCGACTACACCGACAACCGGGTGCTGAAAATGGAAGCCGGGACGCAGCGGCAGAGCGTGCTGCCCTTCGTCGGGCTTAACCACCCCAGCGGTATCGCGGTGGACAAGGCCGTCAACCTCTTTGTCACGGACTACACGGGCGACCGGGTCGTCAAGCTGCCCGCGAAGTGATGCACCCGGCGAACGAAGAGTTGGCCAAGTGCTCACATGGCGGAAACCCGCTCATGGCACGGTGACCGCGTGACAGCCGAATCGCGGGTCAGCCAATCGCGCGCGGTGGACCGATTCCACAAGTCCTGCGAGGCGGTCGTCAGCCGGCTTCCGTTCGGGCTCAATTCGATCATCGCCCCGACGTTCCTCGGTTTCTGCGTGATCAACGGCTTCACCTTCAGCGTCGATCTCGTACTGCTCACCACACTGCGCGACGGCCTCGACCTTCCGGTACCGATTGCCGTCACAGTCTCCTACGCTTGCGCCTTCGCGCTGAGCTACGTGCTCAACCGCACCTTCAACTTTCAGTCCCACGGCGCGGTCGGCTCCCAGGTTGCGGTTTACGTCGTCGTGGTCGTCGTCAACTACCTGGCTTTCATCCTCGGGGTGACCACGCTGCTGTCGGCTATGGGGCTGCAGTACCAGCTGTCGCGAATCGTCGCGGGCATGTGCGAAGCGGTGTACATGTATAGCGCGATGCGATGGGTGGTCTTCCGCCGCTGACCCGCGCGCGATCGCTGCCTAGGGTGGAAGCGATCCAATGTAGAGGAGGCAGCCCGTGAGCGAGCACGAAGTGAAGATGATCATCTTGTCGACCGACGACTTGGACGAGTCGATCCGGTTCTACAGCGAGACCCTGGGCATGGCGGTGAAATTCCGCGACGGTGCGCACTTCGCCGCTCTCGACGGCGGCCCGATCACTCTCGCCCTGGCGACGGACGTTGACCATCCCATACCCGGGCAGGTCGTCGTCGGGATCAAGACCGCCGATGTCGACGCGGCGGCCAAGGCTGTGGAGGCAAGCGGTGGCGGCATCGTGAAGGGCCCGTACGACGATGCCCACGAGCGCCGTGCCGTGGTCTACGACAACAAGGGCAACGGCGTGGTCTTCTACAAGCCACTGGCCCGCTGAAAGACGGGCAGCCACACGGCATCACGCGCCGCGATGCCGCTCGACTCGAGGTCGTCGACCGACGGCGGTTGGCGAGGGCTGTGACCTGCGCCGTTGCGGGCGGTCGCTACGCGATTTCGGATCTCTGGAAGAACTCGCGAAAACGGCACGCGAATCGCGGGCGAAAGCTAGCATCATTTAATGGCCGACGAGGCGGCCACCGGGAGGATCCTCGGTGGCCGCTTCACTTAATTTTTCGGCCGACATCCCTTAACTCTTTGTAGCCCAAGCCTGCGCGCGGCGGCCGAATCAGCCTGTGTCCCAATGCTATTGCGGTGACCCGTAACGGGTCCCCGGCGACTCGGTGACGACGGCTCTTGCATCCCCTCAGTGCCCGACACCACGCGTGCGGCCGCGCCGCGCGTTGGTCGACAGGCGGGCGTCTGTTGCTGCCGCACCCGCCGACTTTCATGGCGCCGCGCCGGACCCACGGTTCCCCGGATAGCGCAGGCCAGACGTCCGCATCACCGGGCACGTACCGCACAACACGGCGGGTCGTCTTGCCGGAATGGGCTGATCATTGAAAATTCTGATCCGCTCGAGAGTCGCGAGCAACTGATCTTGATTTATTTTTAATTTGAACTTGACGTTGGTGATAATTAGGTCCATTTTTATTGATTAGACGCCTTGAGTTGGTGGTATACGGCTCACAATTAATTCAGGGTTGGGTGGGAGGTAAAAAATGGAGACGGTCGCAGCGCTCTTTGTAGCGTCAGTCGGGGCGTTCCTGTTGACGATCGGCATCGGTAGTGCCGACTGCACCAGCCAGTGCTTCGGCAACGGCGCCGGAATGCAGTGCACCTCGTGCGATTCTCCCAAGGACGGCGAGAGCCGCATGGCCACCCTGTTCGAGTAGAAATCTGCAGTTCGGAGTACCTTTTGCAGATCTTCGTCCGCTGCCGCCGGGGGGTCGGCGCCGGCTTGGACGGCCGCACCCATTCGACTCTTGCCCACCCGCGCTCGCCCGCGGAATTGCCGTCCGCCTCGGCTCGCAGTGAATGGTGACCTGGGGCGGGTGTGACATTTGAGGCGACCAATAAATTATTGATAAATCCTGAAGTCTGTTATTTCCTTGTTAGCCGTACTGCGGAATTCTCATTGCCCTATAACAAATCCGGGAGTTTACCTTTCCCTAGAAATCCATACCGCCTTCCTCTTGTTCACGTGTTCAACGGGCCAGGAGCAAAGCCTTTAGTTTGTAATCGCCGCCAAGTTCATACCCGGGGGCTCTCTTCGCCCGGTTTGTTGCAACTTTCGGCATGTTGGTCCCCGCCGGCGCCGACCCGCGCCGTCTCCGAGGCGCCGCCGCCTGCACAAGGGTGAAGTGCGCCGGGCGCCCCGCGTGCTTACGCTCCGCAGATGCGTAGCCTCGCGGCCACCGCTGCAGAGCTCCTGGCTTGGCGGTGGGGGCAGGTAGTGCTGGCGTGATCGCTTGCCGGGAAGGAGATCCGACGGTGCCTGACATCAAGATCGATGTGGAGCAGCTGACGGTTTCGGGAAGGCAGGTGAGCGATCAGGCCGAGGAGCTGGCGGCAGGGCTCCTCACGTCCGACAACCGGATCGAGGCGGCTCAGTACGGATGGGCCGGCAGGTCGGCGGTGGCACTCAGCGCCCGTGCGGCGCGATGGCTGCCGGTGGCGCAGGCGTTAGTGGGCAAGGTCGGCGATCACGGATTCGCGCTGCAAGACGCCGCGGTCCTGCATGCGGCGGCCGAGGCGCAGCGAGCGCGTGCACTTGCCGGGGTCGCTACCAGGGCCGCCGCGCTCGGTGGCCGCGGCTGAGAACAGTGGGGTATGGCCTTATCGGTCGCAGACGTTGACCGCTGGAACGCCGAAGCGGTGCGCGAGGTGTTCCACGCGGCCTCCGCGCGCTCGCTGAGCGCCTTCGGCACCTCCCGTGAATTGGCGACGCTCTCGGTGTTCGCCACCTGGGAGGGCGCATCCCGCGACGCCGCCGCACACCA
It encodes the following:
- a CDS encoding GtrA family protein; protein product: MTAESRVSQSRAVDRFHKSCEAVVSRLPFGLNSIIAPTFLGFCVINGFTFSVDLVLLTTLRDGLDLPVPIAVTVSYACAFALSYVLNRTFNFQSHGAVGSQVAVYVVVVVVNYLAFILGVTTLLSAMGLQYQLSRIVAGMCEAVYMYSAMRWVVFRR
- a CDS encoding VOC family protein, whose amino-acid sequence is MSEHEVKMIILSTDDLDESIRFYSETLGMAVKFRDGAHFAALDGGPITLALATDVDHPIPGQVVVGIKTADVDAAAKAVEASGGGIVKGPYDDAHERRAVVYDNKGNGVVFYKPLAR
- a CDS encoding WXG100 family type VII secretion target is translated as MPDIKIDVEQLTVSGRQVSDQAEELAAGLLTSDNRIEAAQYGWAGRSAVALSARAARWLPVAQALVGKVGDHGFALQDAAVLHAAAEAQRARALAGVATRAAALGGRG